Proteins encoded together in one Lysinibacillus sp. FSL K6-0232 window:
- a CDS encoding YitT family protein: MLKQLKIRNIIAIMLGAAIFSFGFVHFNMQNQLGEGGLSGITLILYFTLGWDPALMNLLLNIPMFIIGYRLLGKKSFIYTLVGTLSVSVFLKVFQKYQFTIHLEDDMLLVALFAGVFVGLGLGIVFRYGGTTGGVDILARLGHKYLGWSMGKTMFIFDAIVIMLSWLTFLDARSMMYTLVAVFVGARVIDFVQDGAYAARGALIISEQSDVIAKTIALRMERGITILEGHGHFTKQPKEVIYCVIGRNEVVRLKSIIHEVDPHAFVSIIEVRDVAGEGFTLDEQKQPLH, translated from the coding sequence ATGTTAAAACAGCTTAAAATTCGTAATATTATCGCAATAATGCTCGGAGCGGCAATTTTTAGCTTCGGCTTTGTTCACTTCAACATGCAAAATCAGCTTGGTGAGGGTGGACTTAGTGGGATCACACTTATACTTTATTTTACATTAGGTTGGGACCCTGCCTTAATGAACCTATTATTAAATATTCCGATGTTTATTATTGGTTATCGTTTACTTGGAAAAAAATCCTTTATTTATACGTTAGTTGGGACATTATCCGTATCTGTTTTCCTTAAAGTTTTCCAAAAGTATCAATTTACGATTCATTTAGAGGATGATATGCTGCTTGTTGCACTTTTCGCGGGTGTCTTTGTTGGATTAGGGCTTGGTATTGTTTTCCGCTATGGCGGTACAACAGGTGGTGTTGATATTTTAGCTCGACTAGGACATAAATATTTAGGCTGGAGCATGGGGAAGACGATGTTTATCTTTGATGCCATTGTTATTATGCTATCATGGTTAACATTCTTAGATGCTCGTTCAATGATGTACACATTAGTGGCAGTCTTTGTTGGCGCACGTGTGATAGATTTCGTACAGGATGGTGCATATGCCGCTCGTGGTGCTCTTATTATTTCTGAGCAATCGGATGTTATCGCAAAGACGATTGCGCTACGCATGGAGCGAGGCATCACGATTTTAGAAGGACATGGGCATTTTACAAAACAACCGAAAGAGGTTATTTATTGTGTGATTGGTCGCAATGAAGTTGTGCGTTTAAAATCAATTATCCATGAGGTTGACCCCCATGCTTTCGTATCGATTATTGAAGTGCGAGATGTAGCAGGGGAAGGCTTTACATTGGATGAACAAAAACAGCCACTGCATTAA
- a CDS encoding IS4 family transposase: MAKNTTIFTLLQNFISQEELDGILAEFQFEDTARKCNVATLLDYLVGAATFEWKSMRHAADVAPAHGLKSVDYSTLSKRLGELNYLIVKRIFELIVGRLNRAARRSLKLKKELLAIDSTTITVGKTRLPWALYHGNRSGIKLHVSFTNETGMPLQIVETTGLKHDGPIGVQLEDKRFILVADRAYFSIDKVDRYAKTQQDFVIRLKENIQLNRKKSLQRAAVEGSNIVADFTCTLGTAQKQTEKRHRIVEFTDYEGAIVRVVTNLRDVSAEEIAGMYKERWAIESFFRWIKQNLNVPVLFGTTKNAVFSQLFAALIAYVLLKFLHSRIQLKSDVDSLSFAGFTRLFLWHALPVKWRTYVEEILSSARMIYQKSVT, from the coding sequence ATGGCTAAGAATACCACGATTTTCACATTACTTCAAAACTTTATTTCACAGGAAGAACTGGACGGGATTCTAGCTGAGTTTCAGTTTGAAGATACGGCTCGTAAATGTAATGTAGCGACACTTTTAGACTACTTGGTTGGTGCTGCTACATTTGAATGGAAAAGTATGCGCCACGCTGCGGATGTTGCACCCGCACACGGCTTAAAATCAGTGGACTATTCGACACTTTCAAAACGTTTAGGTGAACTGAATTACCTCATCGTGAAGCGTATTTTCGAATTAATTGTCGGCCGATTAAACCGAGCTGCAAGGCGTTCTCTCAAGTTAAAAAAAGAACTTCTGGCAATTGATTCGACAACGATTACGGTCGGAAAAACTCGTTTACCATGGGCGCTTTATCACGGGAATCGTTCAGGGATCAAACTGCACGTCAGCTTTACAAATGAAACAGGTATGCCTCTTCAAATCGTTGAAACAACTGGGCTGAAGCATGATGGTCCAATCGGTGTTCAATTAGAAGATAAGCGTTTTATTTTAGTGGCGGATCGTGCTTATTTTTCAATTGATAAAGTCGATCGATATGCAAAAACGCAGCAGGATTTTGTCATTCGTTTAAAAGAGAATATTCAGTTAAACCGTAAAAAATCGTTACAACGAGCAGCTGTGGAAGGTTCAAATATCGTCGCAGACTTTACTTGTACGCTAGGTACGGCACAAAAACAAACCGAAAAACGCCATCGTATTGTCGAGTTTACCGATTATGAAGGTGCGATTGTACGTGTCGTCACGAATCTTCGCGATGTATCCGCAGAAGAAATCGCAGGCATGTATAAGGAACGTTGGGCAATCGAATCCTTCTTTCGCTGGATTAAACAAAATTTAAATGTGCCAGTATTATTTGGCACGACTAAAAATGCGGTATTTAGTCAGCTTTTCGCCGCGTTAATTGCCTATGTTTTATTAAAGTTTTTACACAGCCGCATTCAGTTGAAATCAGACGTAGACTCCTTGTCATTCGCAGGTTTTACACGCCTGTTTCTTTGGCATGCGCTTCCGGTGAAATGGCGAACGTACGTCGAAGAAATCTTATCATCAGCTCGGATGATTTATCAAAAAAGTGTTACGTGA
- a CDS encoding nucleotide pyrophosphohydrolase: MTEQLSMQALQQRVDDYIGQFKEGYFPPFELLARLTEELGELSREVQDVYGQKKKKSTEGTNSIEEELGDFFFVLVCFANAQGIQLDQALLRVIHKFETRDKDRWTRKDEE; this comes from the coding sequence ATGACAGAACAACTATCAATGCAAGCTCTGCAACAACGTGTGGATGATTATATAGGACAATTTAAAGAAGGCTATTTTCCACCATTTGAGCTATTAGCGCGTCTTACAGAGGAGCTTGGTGAGCTATCGCGTGAAGTGCAGGATGTATACGGGCAAAAAAAGAAAAAGAGTACGGAAGGAACAAATAGTATTGAAGAAGAGCTAGGGGACTTTTTCTTTGTCCTAGTATGCTTTGCAAATGCACAAGGCATTCAATTAGATCAAGCACTTTTACGCGTCATACATAAGTTTGAAACGAGAGATAAGGATCGTTGGACAAGAAAGGATGAAGAATAA
- the dapB gene encoding 4-hydroxy-tetrahydrodipicolinate reductase codes for MSIRVAIAGARGKMGAEAVHTVMKHDKMELVAVLDYKEVGKTLADLEMFPASYTAPIFTDMHELVEATAPDVLVDLTNPHAVYKHTKEALTLNVRPVIGTTGFTDVQLEELTAIAKEKELGCIIAPNFAIGAILMMKFAKEAAKYLPDVEIIEMHHDQKLDAPSGTAVKTAQLIQEVRAPKAQGHPEEKETIAGARGGDIDGMRIHSVRLPGLVAHQQVLFGGDGQLLTIRHDSLNRNSFMSGVAFCIEEVMKMDQLVYGLENII; via the coding sequence ATGTCGATTCGTGTAGCCATTGCAGGAGCAAGAGGAAAAATGGGAGCTGAGGCTGTACATACGGTTATGAAACATGACAAAATGGAATTAGTAGCTGTACTAGATTATAAGGAAGTAGGAAAAACATTAGCTGATTTAGAAATGTTTCCAGCCAGTTACACAGCACCTATCTTTACAGATATGCATGAGCTTGTAGAAGCAACTGCACCAGACGTACTAGTAGACCTAACAAATCCCCATGCAGTATACAAACATACTAAAGAGGCATTGACATTAAATGTGCGACCTGTCATTGGTACAACGGGATTTACAGATGTACAGCTTGAGGAATTAACAGCAATAGCTAAAGAAAAAGAACTAGGCTGTATTATCGCACCCAACTTTGCCATCGGTGCTATTTTAATGATGAAATTCGCCAAAGAAGCAGCAAAATACTTACCTGATGTAGAAATTATAGAAATGCACCACGATCAAAAGCTTGATGCACCCTCTGGCACAGCCGTAAAAACTGCACAATTAATACAAGAGGTTCGTGCACCAAAAGCTCAAGGACATCCAGAAGAAAAAGAAACCATTGCAGGTGCAAGAGGTGGAGATATTGATGGCATGCGTATTCACTCCGTACGCTTACCGGGTTTAGTGGCACACCAGCAAGTATTATTTGGAGGGGATGGGCAGCTGTTAACAATTCGCCATGATTCACTAAATCGTAACTCTTTTATGTCAGGTGTGGCATTTTGTATAGAAGAGGTTATGAAAATGGATCAGCTTGTATATGGTTTAGAAAACATCATTTAA
- the mgsA gene encoding methylglyoxal synthase, giving the protein MKIALIAHDHKKDNLVQFAIAYQNILQEHTLYATGTTGQRVIEATGLEVTRFRSGPLGGDQQIGAMIANNDMDMVIFFRDPLTAQPHEPDVSALIRLCDVYQVPLATNMGTAEILLKGLQEGFVDWRMIQERRN; this is encoded by the coding sequence ATGAAAATCGCATTAATTGCACACGATCATAAAAAAGATAATTTAGTACAGTTTGCTATTGCTTACCAAAATATTTTACAGGAGCATACCCTATATGCGACGGGCACAACAGGACAACGTGTAATTGAAGCTACTGGTTTAGAGGTTACACGTTTTCGTTCAGGTCCTCTTGGTGGCGACCAACAAATTGGCGCAATGATTGCCAATAATGATATGGACATGGTCATTTTTTTCCGTGATCCTTTAACAGCACAACCACATGAGCCAGACGTTTCTGCACTTATCCGTCTTTGTGATGTTTACCAAGTGCCACTGGCAACAAATATGGGTACAGCAGAAATACTACTAAAGGGCCTACAGGAAGGCTTTGTGGATTGGAGAATGATACAAGAAAGACGCAATTAA
- the bshA gene encoding N-acetyl-alpha-D-glucosaminyl L-malate synthase BshA, with protein MKKLKIGITCYPTVGGSGVIATELGKMLAERGHEIHFITSSVPFRLNKIYPTVFFHEVEVNNYSVFQYSPYDIALASKMADVIKDEGLDVLHVHYAIPHAVCAVLAREMSGQDIGIVTTLHGTDISVLGQDSTLSQAIKYGIDKSDIVTTVSHALKEQTYELIDTTKPIDTIYNFVDEREYFPRNPGNLKAQFGIEEDEKVIIHVSNFRKIKNLPHIVEAFMKIRANMKAKLLLVGDGPEKHRVMDQVKESPYMSDVLFLGKQENLAELYAISDLKLLLSQQESFGLVLLEAMACGVPCIGSNVGGIPEVIEHGVDGYIVEQGDTDAVAEYAVRLLQNEEQLLRFREAAIRAVSDKFHSSKIVEQYEQLYERVAEKNHAKQ; from the coding sequence ATGAAAAAGCTAAAAATAGGCATTACTTGTTATCCAACAGTTGGAGGCTCTGGTGTTATCGCAACAGAATTAGGCAAAATGCTTGCAGAAAGAGGACATGAAATTCATTTCATTACCTCAAGCGTACCATTTCGTTTGAACAAAATTTATCCAACCGTCTTTTTCCATGAAGTCGAAGTTAATAATTATTCAGTATTTCAATATTCACCATACGATATTGCATTAGCGAGTAAAATGGCAGACGTCATCAAGGATGAAGGGTTGGATGTGTTGCATGTGCATTATGCAATTCCACATGCAGTATGTGCGGTGCTAGCACGCGAAATGAGCGGTCAAGATATTGGCATCGTCACAACGCTTCATGGTACAGATATATCGGTGTTAGGGCAAGATTCTACACTGTCACAGGCTATCAAGTATGGTATTGATAAATCGGATATTGTTACGACTGTATCACATGCCCTAAAAGAGCAAACATATGAATTGATTGATACAACAAAACCAATTGATACAATCTATAACTTTGTGGATGAGCGTGAGTACTTCCCTCGCAATCCAGGAAACTTAAAAGCACAATTCGGTATAGAGGAAGATGAAAAAGTTATTATTCATGTATCAAACTTCCGTAAAATTAAAAACCTTCCACATATTGTAGAGGCATTTATGAAAATCCGCGCAAATATGAAGGCTAAACTATTATTAGTAGGGGATGGCCCTGAAAAGCACCGTGTTATGGATCAAGTAAAGGAGAGTCCATATATGAGTGATGTTTTATTTTTAGGGAAACAAGAAAACCTAGCTGAATTATATGCGATTAGCGACTTGAAACTTCTACTCTCACAGCAAGAGTCATTTGGGCTTGTGCTGTTAGAGGCAATGGCTTGTGGCGTGCCTTGTATCGGATCAAATGTAGGGGGAATCCCAGAGGTTATTGAGCATGGCGTAGATGGCTATATCGTAGAACAAGGGGATACAGATGCAGTAGCAGAGTATGCAGTTCGCTTATTGCAAAATGAAGAACAGTTACTGCGTTTTAGAGAGGCTGCGATTCGCGCCGTGAGCGATAAATTCCATTCCTCTAAAATTGTTGAGCAATATGAACAGCTATATGAGAGGGTTGCAGAAAAAAATCATGCAAAACAATAA
- a CDS encoding CCA tRNA nucleotidyltransferase, producing the protein MQNNKEWQAAYVVIQQLEQAGFEAVIVGGAVRDALLQRPAHDVDVATNAMPEEVKAVFPRTVDIGIQHGTVLVIVPAGSVEVTTYRTDGEYTDHRRPEQVYFVRSLKEDLQRRDFTMNALALRRDGSIVDFYGGRQDIEQRVIRAVGDAQKRFAEDALRMLRAIRFSAQLDFTIVADTLAAIRYQAADLAFIAKERIKAELDKLWVGQAVYRAILQLEESNLAAYLAGNFHAEDWHYFHTEDKLVGWAYFALLQGEHWQEIVRNYRLSNKEMAFIQAVITAFQALADGWTNEHYFMYTEQELEVACYFAQLRQLNVPYPQQSIRELQAQLPIHHKQELVVNGTDLLKWSGKKGGPWVKEALAKILQAILQRELQNDRQQIKKWLAQHYF; encoded by the coding sequence ATGCAAAACAATAAAGAATGGCAGGCAGCGTATGTCGTGATTCAACAGCTAGAGCAGGCTGGCTTTGAGGCGGTTATTGTTGGCGGTGCAGTAAGGGATGCTTTACTGCAACGACCTGCTCATGATGTCGATGTTGCGACAAATGCGATGCCTGAGGAAGTAAAAGCGGTTTTTCCACGAACCGTAGATATTGGGATTCAGCATGGGACGGTACTTGTGATCGTACCTGCTGGCTCTGTTGAGGTCACAACCTATCGCACGGATGGCGAATATACGGATCATCGCAGACCAGAGCAAGTTTATTTTGTGCGTTCACTAAAGGAAGACCTGCAACGACGTGACTTTACAATGAATGCGCTTGCTCTAAGACGAGATGGTTCTATTGTTGATTTTTATGGTGGTCGCCAAGATATCGAGCAGCGAGTCATTCGAGCTGTTGGTGATGCACAAAAGCGCTTTGCAGAGGATGCTTTACGCATGCTGCGAGCCATTCGCTTTTCTGCGCAGCTTGATTTTACAATAGTAGCAGATACACTAGCTGCTATCCGCTACCAAGCGGCTGATCTTGCCTTTATTGCGAAAGAGCGTATTAAAGCAGAGCTTGATAAGCTATGGGTAGGACAAGCTGTTTATCGTGCTATTCTTCAATTAGAGGAGAGTAACCTAGCTGCTTATTTAGCAGGCAACTTCCACGCTGAAGATTGGCACTATTTTCATACTGAGGATAAGCTTGTAGGCTGGGCATATTTTGCCTTATTACAGGGAGAGCATTGGCAGGAGATCGTGCGAAATTACCGACTATCCAATAAGGAAATGGCATTTATTCAAGCTGTGATTACAGCCTTTCAAGCTTTGGCAGATGGCTGGACAAATGAGCATTATTTTATGTATACAGAGCAGGAGCTGGAGGTAGCATGTTATTTTGCACAATTAAGGCAGCTAAATGTGCCATATCCACAGCAAAGTATTCGTGAGCTACAAGCACAGCTACCGATTCACCATAAGCAGGAGCTTGTTGTTAATGGTACGGATTTGCTGAAATGGTCTGGTAAAAAGGGTGGTCCTTGGGTAAAGGAGGCATTAGCAAAGATATTGCAAGCTATTCTGCAGCGAGAGCTACAAAATGATCGACAGCAAATAAAAAAGTGGTTAGCACAACACTATTTTTAA
- a CDS encoding biotin--[acetyl-CoA-carboxylase] ligase, with protein sequence MTNSIKDKILKSLLEADGEAVSGQDLADALGVSRTAIWKHMQTLQEEGYTFETIKKKGYVLTGVPNSLSPTQIELFLQTEHFGREIHYYDVVDSTQIIAHKLAQEGAPHGTVVIGEEQTAGRGRMARPWESAHGTGIWMTVIVRPDVTPQQASSYTLVVAVAITMAIKTLYKDIEPAIKWPNDLLVNGKKCTGILTEMQAEADCVQALLVGIGINANQVAADFSPDIADIATSLRLEAGEEINRATLVASILHYLEQFTALYVKEGFASIKALWEQLSCTIGQRIEVTTIRERFEGVASGITDDGVLQLTQDDGTVRTIYAGDIKLL encoded by the coding sequence ATGACAAATTCCATAAAGGATAAAATTTTAAAAAGCCTATTAGAGGCAGATGGGGAAGCGGTATCAGGTCAGGACTTAGCAGATGCGCTTGGTGTTTCACGAACGGCTATTTGGAAGCATATGCAGACGCTCCAGGAGGAAGGCTATACCTTTGAAACCATTAAGAAGAAAGGCTATGTCCTAACGGGTGTACCGAATAGCTTAAGCCCAACACAAATTGAATTATTTTTACAAACAGAGCACTTTGGACGTGAAATTCATTATTATGATGTTGTAGATTCTACCCAAATTATTGCCCATAAGCTTGCACAAGAAGGCGCTCCACATGGCACGGTCGTCATTGGCGAGGAACAAACAGCAGGGCGTGGTCGTATGGCTCGCCCATGGGAGTCCGCACATGGCACAGGTATATGGATGACAGTTATTGTGCGACCAGATGTGACACCTCAGCAAGCATCGTCCTATACGCTTGTTGTAGCAGTAGCCATTACAATGGCGATTAAAACATTGTATAAGGATATAGAGCCAGCAATTAAATGGCCGAATGACTTATTGGTGAATGGTAAAAAATGTACGGGTATTTTAACGGAGATGCAGGCTGAGGCGGACTGTGTGCAAGCATTGCTTGTAGGCATTGGGATTAATGCGAATCAAGTAGCTGCTGATTTTTCGCCTGATATTGCTGATATTGCCACATCCTTACGCTTAGAGGCAGGCGAGGAAATTAATCGTGCTACACTAGTCGCATCCATCTTGCACTATTTAGAGCAATTTACAGCGTTATATGTAAAGGAAGGTTTTGCAAGTATAAAAGCGTTGTGGGAGCAACTATCCTGTACAATTGGGCAGCGCATTGAAGTAACAACAATTCGAGAGCGCTTTGAAGGTGTTGCGAGCGGCATTACAGATGATGGTGTGTTACAGCTAACACAGGATGATGGCACTGTGCGAACAATTTATGCTGGCGATATTAAATTACTATAA
- a CDS encoding DUF4097 family beta strand repeat-containing protein, whose amino-acid sequence MTAKHTLIALAMISLGILLALIGYFSGGRWLIIKDEDGFHVPSKQQLASQSYTLDAFTNIDIRNDYGDVEIIAAGSDYKLEIKALEEQDITYQIDNDTLFIETATKNKNRIEFGFGSWHSPSIKIYVPADNELSTLTINNNFGDIAIHQLHYQQLDLQQDYGDIMFEQTAGEKTTINQSFGDITFQQAINNGLTIDSEHGDIDMNGTLYGSSTITSSFGDTTLHLQNSKDDIGFDLTTSFGDITINDKEQGNTVSQVYNGEHQLTISSSNGDIDLSLK is encoded by the coding sequence ATGACTGCAAAGCACACCCTTATTGCTCTAGCAATGATTTCATTAGGCATTTTACTAGCGCTTATTGGTTATTTTTCAGGCGGTCGCTGGCTTATTATTAAAGATGAGGATGGCTTTCATGTGCCAAGCAAGCAACAATTGGCAAGTCAATCTTATACACTCGATGCATTTACAAATATAGATATTCGCAATGATTATGGCGATGTGGAAATTATTGCAGCTGGTAGTGATTATAAGCTGGAAATAAAGGCGCTTGAGGAGCAGGATATCACATATCAGATTGACAATGACACATTGTTTATTGAAACAGCCACAAAGAACAAGAATCGTATAGAATTTGGCTTTGGTAGCTGGCATTCTCCCTCTATCAAAATCTATGTACCAGCAGATAATGAGCTAAGTACACTAACGATCAACAATAACTTTGGCGATATAGCTATTCATCAGCTTCATTATCAACAGCTAGACCTTCAGCAAGATTATGGTGATATTATGTTTGAACAGACAGCTGGTGAAAAAACAACGATTAATCAATCCTTCGGTGATATAACATTCCAGCAAGCGATCAATAATGGTTTAACAATTGATAGTGAGCATGGCGATATTGATATGAACGGCACGCTTTATGGCTCATCTACGATTACCTCCAGCTTTGGTGATACAACGCTGCATTTACAAAATAGCAAGGACGATATTGGCTTCGACCTAACAACAAGCTTTGGTGATATTACAATTAATGATAAAGAACAAGGTAATACCGTATCACAAGTATACAATGGTGAGCATCAGCTTACTATTTCCTCATCAAATGGTGATATCGACTTATCATTAAAATAG